From a single Athene noctua chromosome 2, bAthNoc1.hap1.1, whole genome shotgun sequence genomic region:
- the MAF1 gene encoding repressor of RNA polymerase III transcription MAF1 homolog has product MKLLENSSFEAINSQLTVETGDAHIIGRIESYSCKMAGDDKHMFKQFCQEGQPHVLEALSPPQTTGISPSRLSKSQSGDEEGPLSDKCSRKTLFYLIATLNESFRPDYDFSAAKSHEFSREPSLNWVVNAVNCSLFSAVREDFNALKPHLWDAVDEEICLSECDIYSYNPDLDSDPFGEDGSLWSFNYFFYNKRLKRIVFFTCRSISGYAYTRLEAGNELDMDLGEEDAEENGDGGDTESGSIEEERLQVICM; this is encoded by the exons ATGAAGCTGTTGGAGAACTCAAGTTTCGAAGCAATAAACTCTCAGCTGACGGTGGAGACGGGCGATGCTCACATCATCGGCAG GATCGAGAGCTACTCGTGCAAGATGGCTGGCGACGACAAGCACATGTTCAAGCAGTTCTGCCAGGAGGGCCAGCCGCACGTCCTGGAGGCCCTGTCGCCTCCCCAGACCACGGGGATCAGCCCCAGCAG GCTCAGCAAGAGTCAGAGCGGCGACGAGGAGGGACCTCTGAGCGACAAATGCAGCCGCAAGACCCTCTTCTACCTGATAGCGACGCTCAACGAGTCCTTCCGCCCAGACTACGACTTCAGCGCCGCCAAGAGCCACGAGTTCAGCCGGGAGCCAAGCCTCAACTGG GTGGTGAATGCTGTCAACTGCAGCCTCTTCTCTGCGGTGCGGGAGGATTTCAACGCCCTGAAACCTCACCTGTGGGATGCAGTCGACGAGGAGATCTGTCTGTCCGAGTGTGACATCTACAG CTACAACCCTGACCTGGATTCAGACCCCTTTGGAGAGGACGGCAGCCTCTGGTCCTTCAACTACTTCTTTTACAACAAGAGGCTGAAGAGGATCGTCTTTTTTACCTGCCGTTCCATCAG CGGGTACGCGTACACGCGCCTGGAGGCTGGCAACGAGCTGGACATGGATCTCGGGGAAGAGGACGCGGAGGAGAACGGGGACGGCGGCGACACTGAGAGCGGCAGCATCGAGGAGGAGAG GTTGCAGGTGATTTGCATGTGA
- the SHARPIN gene encoding sharpin isoform X1: protein MALPGAPAPAPAAAPAPPPPPTVLMAVRAGLARASRLPPLPAAAALRLQLSVEPAADGHRRFRLGLRHPEAAGGANVAAYDLKDISYKVRSPMCHELTVLGSSDEPLVFDFEEEREAQKWWTIVSSSLREVQKAAESSLAAQASALPAAAGASSADQDPEAALSLELSEKEDLALHLAQAIEYGDEEAASQCAVALARQQATLSILLKESNYPTEDISMKVGVEDATSSASITLRVRAHTTIAALKQQVFQDYGFHPLVQRWIIGQCLCVDERTVSSYGIRRDGDMAFLYLLSAKMAELTEQRYEEDQAQVMLSSTSSLSNDDAERHKYNTLPNMSPKKGWGNEPGRKMDIGEISQHLDALQMGDLSGQSKPVATSLPSPVQAGWSCPKCTFINKPTRPGCEMCSTDRPDDYVVPGTYKPDETELWRMQQEQEGILQYQQALEAERLRNFQQLLQLEEEVLVASREVLECRICYQQVAPGEGVLLRECLHSFCRECLRQVINYSEEPEVACPFRDDSYACSSHLQEREIRALVTPEEYKRFLERSLVLAERRSQNSFHCQTTDCRGWCIYEDSVNEFRCPICQALNCLLCKAIHEGKNCRQYQDDLQVKAQNDSAARQTKDMLQTLVQLGEAMQCPTCLIVVQKKDGCDWIRCTVCQTEICWVTKGPRWGPGGPGDTSGGCRCNVNGQRCHPRCQNCH from the exons atggcTCTGCCcggtgcccccgccccggccccggccgcggccccggcgccgccgccgccgcccaccGTGCTGATGGCGGTGCGGGCGGGGCTGGCGcgggcctcccgcctcccgccgctgcccgccgccgccgcgctccgcctgCAGCTCAGCGTCGAACCGGCGGCCGACGGCCACCGACGCTTCCGCCTCGGCCTGCGGCACCCGGAGGCGGCCGGCGGCGCG AACGTGGCTGCGTACGACCTCAAGGACATCTCGTACAAAGTGAGGAGCCCCATGTGCCACGAGCTGACGGTCCTCGGCTCCTCGGACGAGCCCCTGGTGTTTGACTtcgaggaggagcgggaggcccAGAAGTGGTGGACGATCGTCAGCAGCTCCCTGCGGGAGGTGCAGAAAG CCGCCGAGAGCAGCCTGGCAGCCCAGGCCtcggccctgcccgccgctgccggGGCCAGCTCTGCGGATCAGGATCCGGAGGCAGCTCTGTCCTTGGAGCTTTCTGAGAAAG AGGACCTGGCGCTCCACCTCGCCCAGGCCATCGAGTACGGCGACGAGGAGGCGGCCTCGCAGTGTGCAGTGGCCCTGGCCCGCCAGCAGGCCACGCTCAGCATCCTCCTGAAGGAATCCAACTACCCCACGGAGGACATCAG CATGAAGGTCGGCGTGGAGGATGCGACGTCTTCCGCAAGCATCACCCTCAGGGTCCGCGCTCACACTACAATAGCAGCGCTCAAGCAGCAG GTCTTCCAGGATTACGGGTTCCACCCCTTGGTTCAGCGCTGGATCATCGGGCAGTGCCTCTGCGTGGACGAACGGACCGTTTCCTCCTACGGCATCCGCAGGGACGGTGACATGGCGTTTCTCTACCTGCTCTCGGCCAAGATGGCCGAGCTGACCGAGCAGCGCTACGAGGAGGACCAGGCGCAGGTCATGCTCAGCTCCACCTCCTCGCTGAGCAACGACGACGCCGAAAGGCACAAATACAACACCCTGCCCAACATGTCGCCTAAAAAAG GCTGGGGCaacgagcccggcaggaagatgGACATCGGCGAGATCAGCCAGCACCTGGATGCACTGCAGATGGGCGACCTCAGCGGCCAGTCGAAGCCCGTGGCCACCAGTCTGCCCTCACCAGTGCAG GCGGGCTGGTCGTGTCCAAAATGCACCTTCATCAACAAGCCCACGCGGCCGGGCTGCGAGATGTGCAGCACGGACCGTCCCGACGACTACGTGGTCCCCGGCACCTACAAGCCAGATGAGACGGAGCTGTGGAGgatgcagcaggagcaggaggggatCCTGCAGTACCAGcag GCGCTGGAGGCCGAGCGGCTGAGGaacttccagcagctgctgcagctggaggaggaggtgctggtggccAGCCGGGAGGTGCTGGAGTGTCGCATCTGCTACCAGCAGGTGGCCCCGGGCGAGGGGGTGCTGCTGCGCGAGTGTCTGCACTCCTTCTGCAG GGAGTGCCTGCGCCAGGTGATCAACTACAGCGAGGAGCCGGAGGTGGCCTGTCCCTTCCGCGACGACTCCTACGCCTGCAGCAGCCACCTCCAGGAGCGGGAGATCCGGGCG CTGGTGACGCCGGAGGAGTACAAACGTTTTCTGGAGCGGAGCCTGGTGCTGGCCGAGCGGCGCAGCCAGAACAGCTTCCACTGCCAAACCACCGACTGCCGCGGCTGGTGCATCTACGAGGATTCCGTCAACGAGTTCCGCTGCCCCATCTGCCAGGCCCTCAACTGCCTCCTCTGCAAG gCCATCCACGAAGGGAAAAATTGCCGCCAGTACCAGGACGATCTCCAGGTCAAGGCGCAGAACGACTCGGCTGCCCGGCAGACCAAGGACATGCTGCAg ACGCTGGTGCAGCTCGGGGAGGCGATGCAGTGCCCCACCTGCCTCATCGTGGTGCAGAAGAAGGACGGTTGCGACTGGATCCGCTGCACCGTCTGCCAGACCGAGATCTGCTGGGTGACCAAGGGGCCGCGCTGGGGGCCCGGG GGTCCTGGGGACACCAGCGGTGGATGTCGCTGCAACGTCAACGGGCAGAGGTGCCACCCCCGCTGCCAGAACTGCCACTGA
- the SHARPIN gene encoding sharpin isoform X2 yields the protein MALPGAPAPAPAAAPAPPPPPTVLMAVRAGLARASRLPPLPAAAALRLQLSVEPAADGHRRFRLGLRHPEAAGGANVAAYDLKDISYKVRSPMCHELTVLGSSDEPLVFDFEEEREAQKWWTIVSSSLREVQKEDLALHLAQAIEYGDEEAASQCAVALARQQATLSILLKESNYPTEDISMKVGVEDATSSASITLRVRAHTTIAALKQQVFQDYGFHPLVQRWIIGQCLCVDERTVSSYGIRRDGDMAFLYLLSAKMAELTEQRYEEDQAQVMLSSTSSLSNDDAERHKYNTLPNMSPKKGWGNEPGRKMDIGEISQHLDALQMGDLSGQSKPVATSLPSPVQAGWSCPKCTFINKPTRPGCEMCSTDRPDDYVVPGTYKPDETELWRMQQEQEGILQYQQALEAERLRNFQQLLQLEEEVLVASREVLECRICYQQVAPGEGVLLRECLHSFCRECLRQVINYSEEPEVACPFRDDSYACSSHLQEREIRALVTPEEYKRFLERSLVLAERRSQNSFHCQTTDCRGWCIYEDSVNEFRCPICQALNCLLCKAIHEGKNCRQYQDDLQVKAQNDSAARQTKDMLQTLVQLGEAMQCPTCLIVVQKKDGCDWIRCTVCQTEICWVTKGPRWGPGGPGDTSGGCRCNVNGQRCHPRCQNCH from the exons atggcTCTGCCcggtgcccccgccccggccccggccgcggccccggcgccgccgccgccgcccaccGTGCTGATGGCGGTGCGGGCGGGGCTGGCGcgggcctcccgcctcccgccgctgcccgccgccgccgcgctccgcctgCAGCTCAGCGTCGAACCGGCGGCCGACGGCCACCGACGCTTCCGCCTCGGCCTGCGGCACCCGGAGGCGGCCGGCGGCGCG AACGTGGCTGCGTACGACCTCAAGGACATCTCGTACAAAGTGAGGAGCCCCATGTGCCACGAGCTGACGGTCCTCGGCTCCTCGGACGAGCCCCTGGTGTTTGACTtcgaggaggagcgggaggcccAGAAGTGGTGGACGATCGTCAGCAGCTCCCTGCGGGAGGTGCAGAAAG AGGACCTGGCGCTCCACCTCGCCCAGGCCATCGAGTACGGCGACGAGGAGGCGGCCTCGCAGTGTGCAGTGGCCCTGGCCCGCCAGCAGGCCACGCTCAGCATCCTCCTGAAGGAATCCAACTACCCCACGGAGGACATCAG CATGAAGGTCGGCGTGGAGGATGCGACGTCTTCCGCAAGCATCACCCTCAGGGTCCGCGCTCACACTACAATAGCAGCGCTCAAGCAGCAG GTCTTCCAGGATTACGGGTTCCACCCCTTGGTTCAGCGCTGGATCATCGGGCAGTGCCTCTGCGTGGACGAACGGACCGTTTCCTCCTACGGCATCCGCAGGGACGGTGACATGGCGTTTCTCTACCTGCTCTCGGCCAAGATGGCCGAGCTGACCGAGCAGCGCTACGAGGAGGACCAGGCGCAGGTCATGCTCAGCTCCACCTCCTCGCTGAGCAACGACGACGCCGAAAGGCACAAATACAACACCCTGCCCAACATGTCGCCTAAAAAAG GCTGGGGCaacgagcccggcaggaagatgGACATCGGCGAGATCAGCCAGCACCTGGATGCACTGCAGATGGGCGACCTCAGCGGCCAGTCGAAGCCCGTGGCCACCAGTCTGCCCTCACCAGTGCAG GCGGGCTGGTCGTGTCCAAAATGCACCTTCATCAACAAGCCCACGCGGCCGGGCTGCGAGATGTGCAGCACGGACCGTCCCGACGACTACGTGGTCCCCGGCACCTACAAGCCAGATGAGACGGAGCTGTGGAGgatgcagcaggagcaggaggggatCCTGCAGTACCAGcag GCGCTGGAGGCCGAGCGGCTGAGGaacttccagcagctgctgcagctggaggaggaggtgctggtggccAGCCGGGAGGTGCTGGAGTGTCGCATCTGCTACCAGCAGGTGGCCCCGGGCGAGGGGGTGCTGCTGCGCGAGTGTCTGCACTCCTTCTGCAG GGAGTGCCTGCGCCAGGTGATCAACTACAGCGAGGAGCCGGAGGTGGCCTGTCCCTTCCGCGACGACTCCTACGCCTGCAGCAGCCACCTCCAGGAGCGGGAGATCCGGGCG CTGGTGACGCCGGAGGAGTACAAACGTTTTCTGGAGCGGAGCCTGGTGCTGGCCGAGCGGCGCAGCCAGAACAGCTTCCACTGCCAAACCACCGACTGCCGCGGCTGGTGCATCTACGAGGATTCCGTCAACGAGTTCCGCTGCCCCATCTGCCAGGCCCTCAACTGCCTCCTCTGCAAG gCCATCCACGAAGGGAAAAATTGCCGCCAGTACCAGGACGATCTCCAGGTCAAGGCGCAGAACGACTCGGCTGCCCGGCAGACCAAGGACATGCTGCAg ACGCTGGTGCAGCTCGGGGAGGCGATGCAGTGCCCCACCTGCCTCATCGTGGTGCAGAAGAAGGACGGTTGCGACTGGATCCGCTGCACCGTCTGCCAGACCGAGATCTGCTGGGTGACCAAGGGGCCGCGCTGGGGGCCCGGG GGTCCTGGGGACACCAGCGGTGGATGTCGCTGCAACGTCAACGGGCAGAGGTGCCACCCCCGCTGCCAGAACTGCCACTGA
- the CYC1 gene encoding cytochrome c1, heme protein, mitochondrial, translated as MAAVAVRNLPLRPYGRFLLPRGPGAPAPAAMSSFSGLSRGGKAALAALGVLVAGGGGLALALRSPLAAGELEMHPPSFPWSHGGALAALDHSSLRRGFQVYKQVCSACHSMEYLAYRNLIGVTHTEQEAKALAEEVEVVDGPDENGEMFTRPGKISDYFPKPYPNAEAARAANNGALPPDLSYIVNARHGGEDYVFSLLTGYCDPPAGVTLREGLHYNPYFPGQAIGMAPPIYNEILEFDDGTPATMSQIAKDVCTFLRWAAEPEHDHRKRMGLKMLMISGLLLPLIYYMKRHKWSVLKSRKLIYRPPK; from the exons ATGGCGGCGGTGGCGGTGCGGAACCTCCCGCTGCGGCCCTACGGCCGCTTCCTGCTGCCGCGGGGACCCGGCGCGCCCGCCCCG gccGCCATGTCATCCTTCAGCGGCCTCTCCCGCGGGGGGAAGGCGGCGCTGGcggctctgggggtgctggtggcgggggggggcggcctgGCCCTGGCCCTCCGCTCGCCCCTGGCCGCCGGCGAGTTGGAGATGCACCCCCCGAGCTTCCCCTGGAGCCATGGCGGGGCCTTGGCCGCCCTCGACCACAGCAG CCTGCGCCGCGGCTTCCAGGTGTACAAGCAGGTTTGCTCCGCTTGCCACAGCATGGAGTACCTGGCCTACCGCAACCTCATCGGCGTCACCCACACCGAGCAGGAGGCCAAGGCGCTGGCCGAGGAG GTGGAGGTGGTGGACGGGCCGGATGAGAACGGGGAGATGTTCACCCGCCCCGGTAAAATCTCCGATTATTTCCCCAAACCGTACCCCAACGCCGAGGCGGCGCGGGCGGCCAACAACGGGGCGCTGCCCCCCGACCTCAGCTACATCGTCAACGCCCG GCACGGGGGCGAGGATTACGTGTTCTCCCTCCTCACCGGTTACTGCGACCCCCCCGCCGGCGTGACGCTGCGCGAGGGGCTGCACTACAACCCCTACTTCCCCGGGCAGGCCATCGGCATGGCCCCCCCCATCTACAACGAGATCCTGGAATTCGATGACG gcaccccggCCACCATGTCCCAGATCGCCAAGGACGTCTGCACCTTCCTGCGGTGGGCGGCCGAGCCGGAGCACGACCACCGCAAACGGATGGGCCTCAAG atgCTGATGATCTCAGGgctcctcctccccctcatctACTACATGAAACGCCACAAATGGTCCGttctgaagagcagaaaattgATCTACCGGCCCCCCAAAtaa